Proteins from a genomic interval of Rhodococcoides fascians A25f:
- a CDS encoding YihY/virulence factor BrkB family protein: protein MAEHATDPAPTEADPDDPRKADSPADLTKPSWIYVLKKTVREFSRDQCTDLAAALTYYAVLSLFPAILAIVSLLGVFGQGQATVDGVLQIVGDLGPQSAVDTLREPIEQLVQAPTAGFALIIGIAGALWSASGYVGAFGRAMNRMYEVDEGRPIWKLRPVMLLVTLVALVLIALAAVMLAISGPVAKAVGDAVGLGDTALTIWNIARWPLVLIVVVLAVAILYYATPNVQQPKFKWISSGAAVGIIVWMLATVAFGFYVANFSSYNKTYGSLAGAIVFLLWLWITNLALLFGAELDSELERGRQLQAGIVAEKRLQLPPRDTRVSDKNDEKDAQAVEQGRKLREEHNPGQ from the coding sequence ATGGCCGAACACGCTACCGATCCCGCGCCCACCGAGGCAGATCCCGACGACCCCCGTAAGGCGGATTCACCTGCGGATCTGACCAAGCCGTCGTGGATCTACGTACTGAAGAAGACCGTCCGTGAGTTCTCCCGGGATCAGTGCACCGACCTCGCAGCCGCACTCACCTACTACGCCGTACTGTCGCTCTTCCCCGCGATTCTGGCCATCGTGTCGTTGCTGGGCGTGTTCGGTCAAGGGCAGGCCACGGTAGACGGAGTACTGCAGATCGTCGGCGATCTCGGACCCCAATCGGCGGTCGACACCCTGCGCGAGCCGATCGAACAGCTGGTCCAGGCACCTACTGCGGGCTTCGCGTTGATCATCGGTATCGCCGGTGCGCTGTGGTCTGCGTCCGGCTACGTCGGCGCATTCGGCCGCGCGATGAACCGCATGTACGAGGTGGACGAGGGCAGGCCCATCTGGAAGCTGCGTCCGGTGATGCTCCTGGTCACGCTCGTCGCTCTCGTACTCATCGCACTCGCCGCCGTCATGCTGGCGATCAGCGGGCCCGTAGCGAAAGCGGTGGGCGACGCCGTCGGACTCGGTGACACCGCTTTGACGATCTGGAACATCGCGCGCTGGCCGCTGGTGCTGATCGTGGTAGTGCTTGCCGTCGCGATTCTGTACTACGCAACTCCGAATGTGCAGCAGCCCAAGTTCAAATGGATCAGTTCCGGTGCCGCCGTCGGCATCATCGTCTGGATGTTGGCCACCGTCGCGTTCGGTTTCTACGTCGCGAACTTCTCCAGCTACAACAAGACATACGGATCCCTCGCTGGAGCCATCGTGTTCCTGCTGTGGCTCTGGATCACCAACTTGGCCTTGCTGTTCGGAGCCGAGCTGGACTCCGAGCTCGAACGTGGCCGTCAACTCCAGGCGGGCATCGTTGCCGAGAAGCGCCTGCAATTGCCGCCCCGCGACACCCGCGTCTCGGACAAGAACGACGAGAAGGATGCACAGGCCGTCGAGCAGGGTCGCAAACTGCGGGAGGAACACAACCCGGGACAGTGA
- a CDS encoding GNAT family N-acetyltransferase yields the protein MPSLHHAPLAGVEPSTLYRIMALRVAVFVHEQKIVDEVELDGADLLATTELFWIQDEHGEVLATLRVLVEDTIHIGRVATAVEGRGRGYAGELVEAALKAYPGVVEISAQAHLEKWYGRFGFAREGEDYLEAGIPHVKMLTRAG from the coding sequence ATGCCTTCCCTTCACCATGCTCCACTTGCCGGCGTAGAGCCGAGCACGCTGTACCGCATCATGGCGCTTCGCGTTGCAGTGTTCGTGCACGAGCAGAAAATCGTCGATGAGGTCGAACTCGACGGCGCAGACCTACTGGCGACAACGGAGTTGTTCTGGATACAGGACGAACACGGAGAGGTATTGGCTACCCTCCGCGTCCTCGTCGAGGACACGATCCACATCGGCCGCGTCGCAACCGCGGTCGAAGGTCGTGGACGCGGCTATGCCGGCGAACTCGTCGAGGCGGCACTGAAGGCATACCCCGGGGTGGTCGAGATCTCCGCACAAGCGCACCTCGAAAAGTGGTACGGGCGATTCGGATTCGCTCGAGAGGGAGAGGACTACCTGGAAGCCGGGATCCCGCACGTGAAGATGCTGACCCGCGCCGGTTGA
- a CDS encoding MFS transporter, with product MASRDSIALTVQATTAQAGWVGVRLMIGYRAIAEGADTRTLAVIAALFAAPAVLAALPIGRVADRFGGPVVIVSGIVLCSIATGVLVAFSAMWALLVCTAAFGLGNLLIMIGQQAFVAHVHVDGKNESAFGALTAAASMGQLVGPLAVTAVASRFGGASVESPNTTAGILTAGAFTAVALPTALFLMLGRNHIRAQKPAEGEASGLKLLKLPGMWQSLTVSGAVLVTVDLLYAFVPAWAVERGVSVTTVGWLLALRAGVSVVSRVGLGRLDEKFGRTVLLNVSLAAGAIALAVLPFVQAVGAIGVMIALGIALGIPQPLTMSWVVSIVPKSTQGEALGLRMSANRSAQILIPLTVGAIAGPFGVTGILLGNALVLGGSIVAASHPRSRP from the coding sequence ATGGCTTCTCGTGATTCCATTGCTCTGACCGTTCAGGCGACGACTGCGCAGGCCGGGTGGGTCGGGGTGCGGTTGATGATCGGTTATCGGGCGATCGCCGAGGGTGCCGACACTCGAACGCTGGCCGTGATCGCTGCACTGTTCGCCGCGCCCGCGGTATTGGCGGCCCTGCCGATCGGGCGCGTCGCCGACAGGTTCGGCGGGCCGGTGGTGATCGTATCGGGAATCGTTCTGTGCTCCATCGCAACCGGTGTACTCGTTGCATTTTCGGCAATGTGGGCGTTGCTCGTGTGTACGGCCGCGTTCGGTCTGGGCAATCTGCTCATCATGATCGGGCAGCAGGCGTTCGTCGCACACGTCCACGTCGACGGCAAGAACGAAAGTGCCTTCGGCGCATTGACTGCCGCCGCGTCGATGGGGCAGTTGGTCGGGCCGCTCGCGGTGACGGCCGTCGCGTCGAGATTCGGCGGCGCGAGCGTCGAGAGTCCGAACACGACGGCAGGCATCCTCACCGCCGGTGCGTTCACCGCGGTAGCGCTCCCGACCGCACTGTTCTTGATGCTCGGCCGCAACCACATTCGCGCGCAGAAACCTGCCGAGGGCGAAGCGTCGGGGTTGAAGTTGCTGAAGCTGCCGGGCATGTGGCAGTCGTTGACGGTCAGCGGTGCCGTGCTGGTGACGGTCGATCTGCTCTATGCCTTCGTACCGGCGTGGGCCGTCGAGCGTGGGGTATCGGTGACGACTGTGGGGTGGCTGTTGGCGTTGCGTGCCGGGGTGTCGGTGGTCAGCCGAGTGGGGCTCGGCAGACTCGACGAGAAGTTCGGGCGTACTGTGCTGCTCAACGTTTCGCTGGCGGCGGGCGCGATTGCTCTCGCAGTGCTGCCGTTCGTGCAGGCAGTCGGAGCCATCGGAGTCATGATTGCACTCGGCATCGCGTTGGGTATTCCGCAGCCACTGACCATGTCGTGGGTGGTGTCGATCGTGCCGAAATCCACGCAGGGGGAGGCGTTGGGATTGCGGATGTCGGCCAACAGATCTGCCCAGATTCTCATCCCACTGACGGTCGGTGCCATCGCCGGGCCCTTCGGGGTGACGGGCATTCTGCTCGGTAATGCACTGGTGCTCGGGGGATCCATCGTTGCAGCCTCGCACCCGCGGAGTCGGCCGTGA
- a CDS encoding ABC transporter substrate-binding protein: MNPVVNRRTALSMTFVSVAGLVVAGCANDSTAPADTSDSGSHAENGAFPVTIEHKLGSTTIEAAPTRIAAVGIGDSDVLLSLGLTPVLVPVWKGSTDDGIGIWAEPTVKGDEPVALANATTEFDVETIAAAAPDLIIAVNNAIDEDVYAQLSAIAPTVLHAADQTDWVLPWQEVTTRIGRAVGLPNAAQAEVDRVETLVAQARTDNPQYVGKTAALVIRWSDGKLRAFSPNSARAQLLTALGFEPPAALASRFEGKLNTELSAESYSLLECDYLFFDNYELARESMQSQETFTNLGVVRSGGLIALDPIVSDAVSMPNPLTIPFVLSAFIDDIKAVDAAR, translated from the coding sequence ATGAATCCAGTGGTGAATCGGCGGACTGCGTTGTCGATGACGTTCGTCTCGGTCGCCGGTCTCGTCGTCGCCGGGTGCGCCAACGACTCGACGGCACCTGCGGATACTTCGGATTCCGGGTCGCATGCCGAGAACGGCGCGTTCCCCGTGACGATCGAGCACAAGCTCGGATCGACAACCATCGAGGCTGCCCCAACTCGTATCGCCGCGGTGGGCATCGGCGACTCCGACGTCCTGCTGTCGTTGGGTCTGACGCCCGTGCTGGTGCCGGTATGGAAGGGCTCGACCGACGACGGCATCGGTATCTGGGCCGAACCCACTGTGAAGGGCGATGAACCGGTAGCACTGGCGAATGCGACGACCGAGTTCGATGTGGAGACGATCGCCGCTGCTGCCCCCGATCTGATCATTGCCGTCAACAACGCCATCGACGAGGACGTCTACGCGCAGCTCAGTGCAATCGCGCCGACGGTGCTGCACGCTGCCGACCAGACCGACTGGGTGCTTCCCTGGCAGGAGGTCACCACCAGAATCGGACGCGCGGTGGGCTTGCCGAACGCCGCTCAGGCCGAGGTGGATCGCGTCGAAACCCTTGTGGCGCAAGCACGAACCGACAATCCACAGTACGTCGGCAAGACGGCGGCCTTGGTGATCAGGTGGAGCGACGGCAAACTGCGCGCATTCAGTCCGAACTCGGCGCGGGCCCAGCTGTTGACCGCACTCGGTTTCGAGCCTCCCGCCGCCTTGGCGTCCCGATTCGAAGGCAAGCTGAACACCGAACTGTCGGCAGAAAGCTACAGCCTTCTCGAATGCGACTACCTGTTCTTCGACAATTACGAACTGGCTCGCGAATCGATGCAGTCGCAGGAGACGTTCACCAATCTCGGCGTCGTGCGCAGTGGTGGTTTGATCGCGCTGGATCCGATTGTCTCCGATGCAGTTTCGATGCCCAATCCGTTGACCATCCCCTTCGTGTTGTCGGCGTTCATCGACGACATCAAGGCAGTCGACGCGGCCAGATAG
- a CDS encoding MFS transporter yields MTINPGFGAASARGRLRDLPSVVKLVLVSMVLFNVGFYLVVPFLAVHLSEELGFASWIVGLVLGLRTFSQQGMFFLGGSIADRFGRRPVILWGIAIRIVGFGVLALASSLVAVIVGILLIGFAAALFAPAVESANADIGRQLEDAGVIKRTELFGYEQMSSRLGTVLGPALGAVLLVFPFSASAGVAAILFAGMWIGFYFLFPAATAAGSVVGTSITRVWRVVLSNRRYVVLATLCSAQFVALAQLYLMLPEQLSLRVGSQDLLGWFYVGAAVLVIVGQRPMVAVAAWMGSRAATTVGLAVMAASFVIPALGPANVATSVWPYLQIAGWIALLHLGQMLMVPSMRDTLARIAGEQYLGAHFGLLNTIGGCLSLIGTIGVGYLYDRLDDGSVAAATPWLVVAGCIAAPALVLGVWSSMSDAIWPRRLP; encoded by the coding sequence GTGACGATCAACCCTGGATTCGGTGCTGCGTCGGCGCGAGGTCGACTGCGAGACCTACCGTCGGTGGTCAAGCTCGTGTTGGTATCGATGGTGTTGTTCAATGTCGGCTTCTATCTGGTGGTTCCGTTTCTTGCGGTCCATCTGTCCGAGGAGCTCGGATTCGCGAGCTGGATCGTCGGCCTCGTGTTGGGGCTTCGCACATTCAGTCAGCAAGGCATGTTCTTCCTCGGCGGCAGCATTGCCGATCGATTCGGCAGACGCCCGGTCATTCTGTGGGGCATAGCAATACGCATCGTCGGCTTCGGTGTGCTGGCGCTCGCGAGCAGTCTGGTCGCGGTGATCGTCGGAATTCTGCTGATCGGTTTCGCCGCAGCATTGTTTGCCCCGGCAGTGGAGTCGGCCAACGCCGATATCGGCCGGCAGCTCGAAGACGCGGGCGTCATCAAACGCACCGAACTGTTCGGCTACGAACAGATGAGCAGTCGGCTCGGCACCGTCCTCGGTCCCGCATTGGGAGCGGTGCTGCTGGTGTTTCCGTTCTCGGCTTCCGCCGGCGTGGCCGCAATCCTGTTCGCGGGTATGTGGATCGGCTTCTACTTCCTGTTTCCTGCGGCTACCGCAGCCGGCAGCGTCGTCGGTACATCCATCACTCGAGTCTGGCGTGTGGTGCTGAGCAACCGACGCTACGTCGTTCTGGCCACTCTGTGCAGCGCGCAGTTCGTCGCACTCGCTCAGTTGTATCTGATGCTGCCCGAGCAACTCTCGCTACGCGTCGGTTCGCAGGATCTGCTCGGGTGGTTCTACGTGGGGGCGGCGGTACTGGTGATAGTTGGCCAGCGACCGATGGTGGCGGTTGCGGCATGGATGGGATCGCGGGCGGCAACGACCGTCGGATTGGCTGTGATGGCAGCCTCTTTCGTGATTCCCGCCCTCGGTCCAGCGAACGTAGCCACATCGGTGTGGCCGTATCTGCAGATCGCAGGATGGATTGCCCTCCTGCATCTGGGTCAGATGTTGATGGTGCCCTCGATGCGAGACACATTGGCCCGAATCGCCGGGGAGCAATACCTGGGTGCACATTTCGGACTTCTCAACACCATCGGTGGATGTCTGTCACTGATCGGCACTATCGGCGTCGGGTATCTCTACGATCGCCTCGACGACGGCAGCGTTGCAGCGGCCACCCCATGGTTGGTGGTCGCCGGCTGCATCGCCGCGCCTGCGCTCGTGCTCGGTGTGTGGTCGTCGATGTCGGACGCTATCTGGCCGCGTCGACTGCCTTGA
- a CDS encoding MurR/RpiR family transcriptional regulator yields the protein MSFRTVVASSGKSLSASEKRVIAVLLGEPEPSSLRAAPVAARAQTHESTVVRLAQKLGYSGFPDLRADLERDNPEPVTASALMRSDTGHELAVFARDEARALERLSSFIPQEQLVDVATSIHRARVVYLFSKADERPALDMLARRLRRLGLVVVELGLGGKDLAERFVSFTEDSILIAFALREAPSQLPALVREAERRGGTSILISDAPGYHFRPAPTHLLVAQRGDDSEYNTLIIPIAIAYALQLAIFHLDPDRYGAVRDDINDVSRLVGGTDEIPLR from the coding sequence ATGAGCTTCCGAACAGTGGTGGCGAGCAGCGGAAAGTCGCTGAGCGCGTCCGAAAAACGGGTCATTGCGGTGCTTCTCGGCGAGCCCGAGCCGTCGAGTCTGCGCGCTGCTCCCGTTGCGGCCCGCGCGCAAACTCACGAGTCGACCGTCGTGCGGTTGGCGCAGAAGCTCGGATACAGCGGCTTCCCGGACTTGCGCGCAGATCTCGAACGCGACAACCCCGAACCCGTGACCGCATCGGCTCTGATGCGCAGCGATACCGGTCACGAACTGGCTGTCTTCGCGCGCGACGAGGCCCGTGCACTGGAGCGGTTGTCGAGCTTCATCCCGCAGGAGCAGCTGGTGGACGTGGCGACCTCCATTCATCGGGCGCGGGTGGTCTACCTGTTCTCCAAGGCCGACGAACGCCCGGCCCTGGATATGCTGGCCCGTCGTCTCCGCCGACTCGGTCTTGTCGTCGTCGAGCTCGGTCTCGGGGGAAAGGACCTCGCCGAGCGGTTCGTCAGCTTCACCGAGGACTCCATCCTTATTGCATTTGCGCTGCGCGAGGCACCGTCTCAGCTGCCTGCTCTGGTCCGTGAAGCAGAACGACGCGGCGGCACGTCGATTCTGATCAGCGATGCGCCGGGTTATCACTTCAGGCCCGCGCCGACGCATCTCCTCGTCGCGCAACGCGGAGACGATTCCGAGTACAACACTCTCATCATTCCCATCGCCATTGCGTACGCACTGCAGTTGGCAATCTTCCACCTCGATCCCGATCGGTACGGGGCGGTGCGCGACGACATCAACGACGTATCGAGGTTGGTCGGAGGAACCGACGAAATTCCCTTGCGCTGA
- a CDS encoding NmrA family NAD(P)-binding protein has product MITVTSAAGGVGRLLVRQLATQKVPVRAVVKNTVQAETTRKDGATEVVVGDLRSQDTLHTALAGTDVLYHAAPTQIIDEKPILDHLIAVGPASGLKHIVFHSVIHPNLHQLTHHHQKDIAEGMLRDSGIPTTVLRPSHYMQNYLEVWEFLQAGVMPYPVSPDSVMGVVDVADVAEAAANILIDPSPHTGRVYDLSTVELTRHEMAEIWSDVLGHKVTAIRIPPSSLTNSLTVLPALASVVGHALLSTKLKSVGHLVRGAQAASNPRDMKNWPADARMAYRTMMTHYDGHGLPAGDLAVLPTLLGRTPTSYEQFARRSAAELGRSDR; this is encoded by the coding sequence ATGATCACAGTGACCAGTGCCGCGGGTGGTGTCGGCCGCTTGCTCGTTCGACAGCTCGCCACGCAGAAAGTGCCGGTTCGGGCGGTAGTCAAGAACACAGTGCAAGCGGAGACCACCCGCAAGGACGGAGCGACCGAGGTCGTCGTCGGTGACCTCCGGTCTCAGGACACGCTCCATACCGCACTGGCGGGGACCGACGTCCTCTACCACGCTGCACCGACGCAGATCATCGACGAAAAGCCGATCCTCGATCACCTGATTGCAGTGGGACCGGCAAGCGGGTTGAAGCACATAGTTTTCCATTCCGTAATCCACCCGAACCTGCATCAACTGACGCACCATCACCAGAAGGACATCGCCGAAGGGATGCTGAGAGACAGTGGAATTCCCACTACGGTGCTCAGGCCTTCGCACTACATGCAGAACTACTTGGAAGTGTGGGAATTTCTACAGGCCGGAGTGATGCCGTACCCGGTGTCACCGGACAGCGTCATGGGCGTTGTCGATGTAGCCGACGTCGCCGAAGCGGCCGCGAACATCTTGATCGACCCATCGCCGCACACCGGTCGCGTCTACGACCTGTCCACCGTCGAGCTCACGCGTCACGAGATGGCAGAGATCTGGTCCGATGTGCTCGGCCACAAGGTGACTGCCATTCGGATCCCGCCGTCGTCGCTGACGAACTCACTGACGGTGCTGCCTGCGCTCGCCTCGGTCGTCGGACACGCGTTGCTCTCGACAAAACTGAAATCTGTCGGCCACCTCGTTCGTGGTGCCCAGGCTGCGTCCAATCCGCGTGACATGAAGAACTGGCCCGCCGACGCACGCATGGCATACCGCACGATGATGACCCACTACGACGGCCACGGCTTGCCTGCAGGAGACCTGGCCGTTCTCCCGACGCTATTGGGCCGCACTCCCACGTCGTACGAACAGTTCGCACGACGCTCGGCCGCTGAGCTCGGGCGGTCGGATCGATGA
- a CDS encoding TetR family transcriptional regulator, with amino-acid sequence MARVSRFTLADRQAAVARAFGGAETPAAVATSLGIHTTTLYRWAGSSPTDDPGPAPARLVEATQELLRHDDYADITIETVAARCGLALRTAYHHFPTKRELFQAAVDDAASVLIDRIHDRSVATTWPDTPLEQLQTFLRIAAASIYDTPRTHVLFRNLGVPRSEGSAERWHDSFVDAIAQLLSAAAEAGQIDRDTDIVAAAHLITGAMRGIHRAVFEGADADTALSLVERVHLLVPPR; translated from the coding sequence ATGGCCAGGGTCTCCAGATTCACACTCGCCGATCGGCAGGCAGCGGTGGCGCGCGCCTTCGGTGGTGCCGAAACCCCAGCGGCCGTAGCGACGTCGCTGGGCATCCACACCACTACGCTCTATCGCTGGGCCGGGTCGTCGCCCACAGACGATCCAGGGCCCGCACCGGCCAGACTGGTCGAGGCCACCCAGGAACTGCTGCGTCACGACGACTACGCAGACATCACGATCGAAACCGTCGCTGCTCGCTGCGGTCTCGCACTGAGAACCGCATATCACCACTTCCCCACCAAACGAGAGCTCTTCCAAGCCGCAGTCGACGACGCCGCTAGCGTGCTGATAGACCGTATTCACGACAGGTCGGTTGCGACCACGTGGCCGGACACCCCACTCGAGCAATTACAGACATTTCTTCGCATCGCGGCCGCGAGCATCTACGACACCCCGCGTACCCATGTGCTGTTCCGCAATCTCGGAGTACCGAGATCCGAGGGCTCGGCAGAACGCTGGCACGACAGTTTCGTCGACGCGATCGCCCAGCTACTGAGTGCCGCCGCAGAGGCCGGTCAAATCGACCGCGACACAGACATCGTCGCTGCCGCCCACCTGATCACCGGTGCGATGAGAGGGATACACAGAGCAGTATTCGAGGGCGCGGATGCTGACACTGCGTTGAGCCTGGTCGAGAGAGTTCACTTGTTGGTCCCACCGCGCTGA
- a CDS encoding VOC family protein, which produces MACRISELVLDCRDPEALATFWCEVLDFVVLDREDDGSVEIGARDGFGGSQPTIILSRNENPEKAKPRLHIDVSATDQDQDAELERLLTLGARRVEIGQTGQESWHVLADPEGNEFCLLRTRLSPV; this is translated from the coding sequence ATGGCATGTCGAATCAGTGAACTCGTGCTCGATTGTCGCGATCCCGAGGCCTTGGCCACGTTCTGGTGTGAGGTGTTGGACTTCGTCGTATTGGATAGGGAGGACGACGGTTCCGTGGAGATCGGTGCGCGCGACGGGTTCGGAGGGTCGCAGCCGACCATCATCCTCAGTCGCAACGAGAACCCCGAAAAGGCGAAACCTCGCTTGCACATCGACGTGAGCGCAACCGATCAGGATCAGGACGCCGAACTGGAACGACTTCTTACGCTCGGCGCACGACGAGTGGAGATCGGTCAGACCGGCCAGGAGTCGTGGCACGTGCTCGCAGACCCCGAAGGGAACGAATTCTGTTTGCTGCGAACACGACTCAGTCCTGTGTGA
- a CDS encoding SDR family NAD(P)-dependent oxidoreductase: protein MIRRGPHYRPGRSLVTGASSGIGAEFARALAARGSDLVLVARREDRLTALAKELEQAYGIRCRTVAWDLSEKSSGRLLRELVPEQIDLVVNNAGFAVQGPFVDGKADDFERLVAVDIRAVVDICSAFLPDMIDRRDGTIVNVASTTAFQPVPSLAVYAAAKAFVLSFSQSLWYELAQNGVRVFALNPGPTRTEFFDVIGESAAATGTYQTPIEVVATAMRALDAKRSRPQVISGRRNTVQAIAAGLVPARILLPALDRMLR from the coding sequence ATGATCCGCCGAGGTCCTCACTACCGTCCCGGCCGGTCGTTGGTCACCGGCGCGAGTTCCGGAATCGGTGCCGAGTTCGCCCGGGCGCTGGCCGCACGAGGGTCCGATCTCGTGCTCGTCGCACGGCGAGAAGACCGACTGACCGCTCTGGCAAAGGAGCTCGAGCAGGCATACGGAATCCGTTGCCGCACAGTGGCCTGGGACCTGTCGGAGAAATCGAGTGGCCGCCTCTTGCGTGAATTGGTGCCCGAGCAGATCGATCTCGTCGTCAACAATGCGGGGTTCGCCGTACAGGGACCCTTCGTAGACGGCAAAGCCGATGACTTCGAACGTCTTGTCGCCGTCGATATCCGCGCTGTCGTGGACATCTGCTCGGCGTTTCTCCCGGACATGATCGACCGCAGGGACGGGACCATCGTCAACGTGGCCAGCACGACTGCTTTCCAGCCCGTACCGTCGCTCGCTGTGTACGCGGCCGCCAAAGCCTTCGTCCTGAGCTTCAGTCAGTCCCTGTGGTACGAATTGGCACAGAACGGAGTCAGAGTGTTCGCACTCAACCCTGGCCCGACCCGCACCGAATTCTTCGATGTCATCGGAGAATCCGCCGCAGCGACCGGTACCTACCAAACACCGATCGAAGTCGTGGCCACTGCAATGCGCGCACTCGATGCGAAAAGATCTCGACCGCAGGTGATCTCGGGTCGACGAAACACCGTTCAAGCCATCGCGGCGGGTCTCGTCCCCGCGCGAATTCTCTTGCCCGCCCTCGATCGCATGCTTCGCTAG
- a CDS encoding bile acid:sodium symporter family protein: MPQLIAMPLLGLGIANVLGLSAALTAGMVLVGSAPGGTASNVMVYLAKGDTALSVAMTSVSTLLAPILTPLLVLWLAGEYLPVDAGGLFVSILQIVLIPVVLGVVLRLLFPKIIDRMLDALPLISVAGITAVVVLVVAASAPTLLSIGALIVVAVVLHNSLGLAVGYGIGKACGLDVASRRAISIEVGMQNSGLAAALASVHFSPAAALPAAIFSVWHNVSGSLLASYWSRRSIEPRTAEHARESTHTTTE, from the coding sequence ATGCCCCAGCTCATCGCGATGCCTCTTCTCGGACTGGGCATCGCCAACGTGCTCGGGCTCTCCGCTGCGCTCACTGCCGGAATGGTGTTGGTCGGATCTGCGCCGGGCGGTACCGCGTCCAACGTGATGGTCTATCTGGCCAAAGGTGATACCGCACTGTCGGTGGCGATGACGTCGGTGTCGACCTTGCTCGCACCGATACTCACGCCGCTGCTGGTGCTGTGGCTCGCCGGTGAGTATCTGCCGGTCGACGCGGGTGGACTGTTCGTCTCGATCCTGCAGATAGTGCTGATACCCGTCGTACTCGGAGTTGTTCTGCGCCTGCTGTTTCCGAAGATCATCGACCGCATGCTCGACGCCCTGCCGCTCATTTCCGTCGCCGGAATCACCGCCGTTGTCGTCCTCGTGGTGGCCGCCAGCGCCCCGACCTTGCTGTCCATCGGCGCTCTCATCGTCGTGGCCGTCGTGCTGCACAACTCGCTCGGACTCGCCGTGGGCTACGGCATCGGTAAGGCATGCGGACTCGATGTCGCCAGCCGACGCGCCATCAGCATCGAAGTGGGAATGCAGAATTCAGGACTGGCCGCCGCACTGGCATCGGTGCATTTCAGTCCCGCAGCAGCTCTGCCCGCAGCCATCTTCTCGGTGTGGCACAACGTGTCCGGATCACTTCTCGCCAGCTATTGGTCCCGGCGATCGATCGAACCGCGGACGGCCGAGCACGCACGGGAGTCGACACACACAACGACCGAGTAG
- a CDS encoding DUF4234 domain-containing protein, which produces MTGPITQGSAMKRRNPVVVWILLPLITLGIYHFVWYYLIHREMADFDRRKVNAPVAGPLLVLLLLGWTIIAPLISYYNTGNRIADAQRAAGLQPTCSSIVGLLLTFVFGLQSLYYQLELNKITARYNDAAPGTAVPLAV; this is translated from the coding sequence ATGACCGGTCCGATTACCCAAGGAAGCGCGATGAAGCGGCGCAATCCCGTTGTCGTCTGGATCCTGTTGCCGCTCATCACTCTCGGCATCTACCACTTCGTGTGGTACTACCTCATTCACCGCGAGATGGCCGACTTCGACCGTCGCAAAGTCAATGCCCCCGTCGCCGGGCCGCTGCTGGTTCTACTGCTGCTCGGCTGGACGATCATCGCGCCGCTGATCAGCTACTACAACACCGGAAACCGCATCGCCGACGCCCAACGCGCGGCCGGCCTCCAGCCGACGTGCAGCTCGATCGTCGGCCTGCTACTCACCTTCGTGTTCGGCTTGCAGAGCCTCTACTACCAGCTGGAACTGAACAAGATCACGGCGCGATACAACGACGCTGCACCGGGAACCGCTGTGCCGCTTGCGGTGTGA
- a CDS encoding tripartite tricarboxylate transporter TctB family protein encodes MKVLLGTQHTIEWIVLGATLVVGLATVTMATGYGVTADPGVGAGFLPLVGGLGMILGGAMWAIQLVRAPRTSAPEPDPELEPATSAAVAFLSSDNEEDADEAELPDRAGWIRIGVVVAAIAGAALVLPTLGYTLSMALMLAVVLTFVGKRTPVVAVGVAVATTLATRLVFDVWLGTALPASSIPFLADWGL; translated from the coding sequence GTGAAGGTACTGCTCGGCACACAACACACGATCGAATGGATCGTGCTCGGCGCGACCCTCGTCGTCGGCCTGGCGACGGTCACCATGGCAACCGGGTACGGCGTCACAGCCGACCCCGGCGTCGGGGCGGGCTTCCTGCCTTTGGTGGGCGGCCTCGGCATGATCCTCGGCGGTGCGATGTGGGCAATTCAGCTCGTTCGAGCACCGCGGACGAGCGCGCCCGAACCGGATCCCGAACTCGAGCCCGCTACCTCCGCGGCCGTCGCGTTCCTCTCAAGTGACAACGAGGAGGACGCCGACGAGGCCGAACTGCCCGATCGCGCCGGTTGGATCAGAATCGGAGTGGTCGTTGCCGCGATCGCCGGAGCCGCACTGGTACTCCCCACACTCGGCTACACGCTGTCCATGGCGCTGATGCTCGCAGTCGTGTTGACGTTCGTCGGCAAGCGCACCCCGGTGGTCGCCGTCGGCGTCGCAGTGGCCACCACCTTGGCCACCCGGCTGGTGTTCGACGTCTGGCTCGGCACGGCCCTGCCGGCTTCCTCCATTCCGTTCCTCGCTGATTGGGGGTTGTGA